From Miscanthus floridulus cultivar M001 chromosome 15, ASM1932011v1, whole genome shotgun sequence, the proteins below share one genomic window:
- the LOC136509363 gene encoding lysine-rich arabinogalactan protein 19-like, producing the protein MAPHRLLQLLLLAAAITAAWSQSQSPAAAPSVSRSGAAAHSPTSSSSSTAAAAPSPSSSKNSPISTSPAASPSQSSHAGTKLTSPAASPAPTHSPSPPTPPTPAPISSTQPPALPPAATAPAPVVSVSAPPPAAASSPPVPAPTLPPPAPALAPAPSSSPPAPAPVLLAAPAPVVTAPAPSKKPTKKKHAAAAPAAAPLAGASPATTTGAGLAPGPGPSTADMMSGAAPGCGWTAGAAAAVLVLVVSLTVGPMFA; encoded by the exons ATGGCCCCTCACcgcctcctccagctcctcctcctcgccgccgccatcaCGGCCGCCTGGTCCCAGTCCCAGTCGCCGGCCGCCGCACCGTCCGTCTCCCGCTCCGGCGCCGCCGCGCATTCCcccacctcatcctcctcctctaccgccgccgccgccccaagCCCCTCCTCCTCCAAGAACAGCCCCATCTCCACCTCGCCCGCCGCGTCCCCGTCCCAGTCCAGCCACGCCGGCACCAAGCTCACCTCCCCGGCCGCCTCCCCCGCGCCGACCCACTCCCCGTCCCCACCGACGCCGCCCACCCCAGCCCCCATCAGCTCCACCCAGCCGCCAGCATTGCCTCCCGCGGCCACGGCGCCGGCGCCCGTCGTGAGCGTGAGCGCTCCTCCGCCCGCCGCCGCGTCCTCCCCGCCGGTCCCCGCGCCGACGCTCCCTCCCCCGGCCCCAGCGCTGGCccccgcgccgtcgtcgtcgcctccGGCCCCGGCGCCCGTCCTcctcgccgcgcccgcgccggtcGTCACGGCGCCCGCGCCTAGCAAGAAGCCGACGAAGAAGAAGCACGCGGCTGCGGCCCCCGCGGCTGCCCCGCTCGCCGGCGCGTCCCCGGCCACGACCACCGGCGCCGGCCTCGCCCCCGGCCCCGGGCCCTCCACCGCCGACATGATG AGCGGAGCGGCGCCGGGCTGCGGATGGACGgcgggagcagcggcggcggtgctggTTCTGGTCGTGTCGCTGACGGTGGGTCCGATGTTCGCGTGA
- the LOC136508096 gene encoding uncharacterized protein, with the protein MDTKKQGFFSALREEVTRGLSPGRARRRSASNAAEVAAALRRLGGAGAGEALAPLMEGPDPEACPGANCGGAGARREGWGQWVRGQFQLARAPAGAAGAGADTGAARRNDLRLLLGVMGAPLAPVHVCAAEPLPHLSIKDTPIETSSAQYILQQYLAASGGQRLLSSIRNSYAMGKVRMVATEFETGGRVVRNRMVAQRAEPGRFVLWQMAPEMWYIELAVGGSKVHAGCNGKLVWRHTPWLGAHSAKGPVRQLRRALQGLDPLTAASMFAGARCIGERKVNGEDCFILKLCADPETLRARSEGLAEIIRHVLFGYFSQKTGLLVHLEDSHLTRIQSTTGGDAVYWETTINSFIEDYRPVEGIMIAHSGRSAVTLFRFGEAAMSHTKTRMEEAWSIEEVAFNVPGLSMDCFIPPTDIKSGSISEAVELPQGEKSKVGLLPCHCAKVAALEKADDNVVWTGALQLDCK; encoded by the exons ATGGACACCAAGAAGCAGGGCTTCTTCTCCGCGCTGCGGGAGGAGGTGACGCGCGGGCTGTCGCCGGGCCGCGCGCGGCGGCGGTCGGCGTCCAACGccgcggaggtggcggcggcgctgcGCCGCCTCGGCGGGGCCGGCGCCGGGGAGGCGCTCGCGCCGCTCATGGAGGGCCCGGATCCGGAGGCGTGCCCGGGCGCGAACTGCGGAGGCGCCGGCGCGCGGAGGGAGGGGTGGGGTCAGTGGGTGCGCGGCCAGTTCCAGCTCGCGCGCGCCCCGGCGGGGGCGGCAGGTGCCGGGGCGGACACCGGGGCCGCCAGGCGGAACGACCTCAGGCTGCTGCTCGGCGTCATGGGCGCGCCGCTCGCGCCCGTGCACGTCTGCGCCGCCGAGCCGCTGCCGCACCTCAGCATCAAGgacacccccatt GAGACCTCGTCGGCGCAGTACATCCTGCAGCAGTACCTGGCTGCCTCCGGCGGGCAGAGGCTGCTTTCCTCTATCCGGAACTCGTATGCCATGGGCAAGGTGAGGATGGTGGCTACCGAGTTCGAGACCGGTGGCCGCGTCGTGAGGAACCGCATGGTGGCGCAGCGCGCCGAGCCTGGCCGCTTCGTGCTGTGGCAGATGGCACCGGAGATGTGGTACATTGAGCTGGCTGTCGGTGGGAGCAAGGTGCACGCCGGCTGCAATGGCAAGCTTGTGTGGCGCCACACCCCATGGCTCGGCGCACATTCCGCCAAGGGCCCTGTTCGCCAGCTCCGCCGCGCTCTTCAG GGTCTGGATCCATTGACTGCAGCAAGCATGTTTGCTGGTGCAAGGTGCATTGGCGAGAGGAAGGTGAATGGGGAGGATTGCTTCATCCTGAAGCTTTGTGCTGATCCTGAGACGCTGAGAGCACGCAGCGAGGGGCTTGCGGAGATCATCCGGCACGTCCTCTTTGGGTACTTCAGCCAGAAGACTGGGCTTCTTGTCCATCTTGAGGACTCACACCTCACCCGGATCCAGTCAACAACCGGCGGGGATGCAGTTTACTGGGAGACTACCATCAATTCGTTCATCGAGGACTACCGCCCTGTGGAGGGTATTATGATAGCACATTCTGGGCGCTCAGCTGTGACCCTCTTCCGTTTCGGGGAGGCGGCCATGAGCCACACCAAGACCCGTATGGAGGAGGCATGGAGCATCGAGGAGGTTGCGTTCAATGTCCCAGGCCTCTCCATGGATTGTTTCATCCCGCCCACTGATATCAAGTCCGGATCTATCAGTGAGGCTGTTGAGCTTCCACAGGGTGAGAAGAGCAAGGTCGGCCTTCTCCCATGCCATTGTGCTAAGGTTGCGGCTCTAGAGAAGGCTGATGATAACGTCGTGTGGACCGGAGCCCTACAGCTAGATTGCAAGTGA